The Microbacter sp. GSS18 genome has a segment encoding these proteins:
- a CDS encoding phosphoglyceromutase, translated as MTAPYTLILLRHGQSEWNKSNQFTGWVDVRLTEQGEAEARRGGELMAESGILPDILHTSVLSRAIQTANLALDTADRLWIPVKRSWRLNERHYGALQGKDKAQTLAEFGNEQFMLWRRSFDVPPPPLPADDQYSQVGDPRYVGIDGDVPHTESLKLVIDRMLPYWENDIIPDLRAGKTVLVTAHGNSLRGLVKHLDGISDADISELNIPTGIPLVYKLGEDMMPLGPGEYLDPEAAAAGAAAVAAQGKK; from the coding sequence ATGACCGCGCCCTACACGCTGATCCTCCTCCGCCACGGCCAGAGCGAGTGGAACAAGTCGAACCAGTTCACCGGCTGGGTCGACGTCCGCCTCACCGAGCAGGGAGAGGCCGAGGCCCGCCGAGGCGGCGAGCTGATGGCCGAGTCCGGCATCCTGCCCGACATCCTGCACACCTCGGTGCTCAGCCGCGCCATCCAGACCGCGAACCTCGCGCTCGACACCGCCGACCGCCTGTGGATCCCGGTCAAGCGCTCGTGGCGTCTCAACGAGCGCCACTACGGGGCGCTGCAGGGCAAGGACAAGGCCCAGACCCTCGCCGAGTTCGGCAACGAGCAGTTCATGCTGTGGCGTCGCTCGTTCGACGTGCCGCCGCCCCCGCTTCCCGCCGACGACCAGTACAGCCAGGTCGGCGACCCGCGCTACGTCGGCATCGACGGCGACGTGCCGCACACCGAGTCGCTCAAGCTCGTGATCGACCGCATGCTGCCCTACTGGGAGAACGACATCATCCCCGACCTGCGCGCGGGCAAGACCGTCCTCGTCACGGCTCACGGCAACTCGCTGCGGGGCCTCGTGAAGCACCTCGACGGCATCAGCGACGCCGACATCTCGGAGCTGAACATCCCCACCGGCATCCCGCTGGTCTACAAGCTCGGCGAGGACATGATGCCCCTCGGCCCGGGCGAGTACCTCGACCCCGAGGCCGCCGCGGCGGGCGCCGCCGCCGTCGCCGCTCAGGGCAAGAAGTAG
- a CDS encoding class I SAM-dependent methyltransferase, which produces MPAGRSPVGQVTRGTTGTNRLRRVDRWIARHPALRTAADPLVVDLGYGASGVTALELHARLSRTRPDVEVLGLEIAPERVERARAQLVDVRAGRSPFAADARVSFARGGFEVPLPGGRRPAVIRAMNVLRQYDEADVAAAWTQMTGRLGAGGLLVEGTCDEIGRVMTWVAVDSDGAPHSFTVSLRLTGLEQPSVAAERLPKALIHRNVPGERIHAFLAALDAEWERAAAVSPFGPVHRWRTALASLASAGWPLRERGRWALGEATLPWEAVAPG; this is translated from the coding sequence ATGCCCGCAGGCCGCTCCCCCGTCGGACAGGTCACCCGCGGCACGACCGGCACCAACCGGCTGCGCCGCGTCGACCGCTGGATCGCACGGCACCCTGCCCTGCGCACCGCGGCCGATCCCCTGGTGGTCGATCTCGGCTACGGCGCGAGCGGTGTGACGGCGCTGGAGCTGCACGCCCGCCTGTCACGGACGCGACCCGACGTCGAGGTGCTCGGGCTGGAGATCGCCCCCGAGCGCGTGGAGCGCGCACGCGCTCAGCTGGTCGACGTGCGTGCCGGCCGGTCCCCGTTCGCGGCCGACGCGCGGGTGTCGTTCGCGCGGGGCGGCTTCGAGGTCCCGCTTCCGGGCGGGAGGCGACCCGCCGTCATCCGTGCCATGAACGTGCTGCGGCAGTACGACGAGGCGGACGTCGCGGCCGCGTGGACGCAGATGACGGGACGCCTCGGCGCGGGCGGCCTGCTCGTCGAGGGCACGTGCGACGAGATCGGGCGCGTCATGACGTGGGTGGCCGTGGATTCGGACGGCGCCCCGCACTCGTTCACCGTCTCGCTGCGGCTCACCGGCCTCGAGCAGCCCTCCGTCGCCGCCGAGCGGCTGCCCAAGGCGCTCATCCACCGCAACGTCCCCGGGGAGCGCATCCACGCGTTCCTGGCCGCGCTGGACGCCGAGTGGGAGCGCGCAGCGGCGGTGTCGCCGTTCGGGCCGGTGCACCGCTGGCGGACGGCGCTGGCGTCGCTCGCGTCCGCCGGATGGCCGCTGCGCGAGCGTGGCCGCTGGGCGCTGGGCGAGGCCACGCTCCCGTGGGAGGCCGTTGCGCCGGGGTGA
- the phoU gene encoding phosphate signaling complex protein PhoU yields the protein MREVFHQSLEDVQTRLIDISGLVAIAMDKATRSFSTGDVALAEEVISEDAVIDEKTVALDELAIELLARQQPVAGDLRIVVAALRMSASLERMGDIAEHIAQFTRLRFPARAVPDGLKKTFTRMGELDVELARKLTELLETQDLELAEEIRTADDEIDELHVSVFEKVLGDTWTGEATQTVDATLASRFFERFADHAVSIAKKVHYLATGDWDTHTEDPIVEPHYPNH from the coding sequence ATGCGCGAAGTCTTCCACCAGTCTCTGGAGGATGTGCAGACTCGCCTGATCGACATCTCCGGTCTCGTCGCCATCGCGATGGACAAGGCGACGCGTTCGTTCTCCACCGGCGACGTCGCGCTGGCCGAAGAGGTCATCAGCGAGGACGCGGTCATCGATGAGAAGACCGTGGCGCTGGACGAGCTCGCCATCGAGCTCCTCGCTCGGCAGCAGCCGGTCGCAGGCGACCTGCGCATCGTCGTCGCCGCGCTGCGCATGAGCGCGTCGCTCGAGCGCATGGGCGACATCGCCGAGCACATCGCCCAGTTCACGCGTCTGCGCTTCCCCGCCCGCGCCGTCCCCGACGGGCTGAAGAAGACGTTCACCCGCATGGGCGAGCTCGACGTCGAACTGGCGCGAAAGCTGACCGAGCTCCTGGAGACGCAGGACCTCGAGCTGGCCGAGGAGATCCGCACGGCGGACGACGAGATCGACGAGCTCCACGTCAGCGTGTTCGAGAAGGTCCTCGGCGACACCTGGACCGGCGAGGCCACCCAGACCGTGGACGCCACGCTCGCGAGCCGGTTCTTCGAGCGCTTCGCCGACCACGCCGTCTCCATCGCGAAGAAGGTCCACTACCTCGCGACCGGCGACTGGGACACCCACACCGAGGACCCCATCGTCGAGCCCCACTACCCCAACCACTGA